Within Marispirochaeta aestuarii, the genomic segment TGCCGCATGCTGTTCGATCGCCCCGATGGGCAGAATGGCAACATCACAGACGTCTTTCGCATAGGCCGAATTGACCGGAGCGGAATTCTCGTGAAACCAAACAGACTTTCTTCCTTCTAGTCCTTCTTTTAGCATCTTATCTCTCCTTAATACGTGAAAAAAATATTCCAAAAACTCATAGAGTTCCTGTTACAAGGGAAACGATATTTTCAGTTGATGCGCTAATGCTTTCAACTCTTCAGAGAGGGTCACCGGCACGGGTATGCCCGAGACCTTCCTCTCCTGTTCGTTTTTACACTCAATCTCTCCCGGCACGATCTGATGTATATTCGGATCGTTCATTGGTGTATTACGGATCATACGGGCCCATTCAGTGATCCTCTCCTCATAATCCTGTTTCACGAGAAAAAAGGAAGGATTGATTGTCATGAAGAGGTGTGTCGTAAGACTGGTTTCGTCAGGATTCTTGTACATGCTTTTCAAATCATGAAGGAACGGACCTCCGCTCAATACCCCGGTAACGAGATCCACGAACAAGGACAATCCGAAACCTTTGTGCATCCCTACCGGCAACAGAAAACCTTCAAAGCCCTTTTGAGGGTCATCGGTCTCATCCCCTTCCTTGGTAACCGCCCAATTGGTGGGTATTTTTTCTCCTTTTTTGGCCGCGAGCAGCAGCTTCCCGCCAGCCACTGCGGATAAGGAGATATCAAGAACGAAAGGATGATCGCCAGTCATAGGAGCAGCTACAGCAATAGGATTATTCCCGGTGGAAGGTTTCGTATTACCCTTCATGCCTATGTTGGGAATAACGTTGGTACTTGCTATCCCAATCAAACCGGCCTCGACGGCAAGACGTGCATACAGAGCCGCCGCCCCGAAGTGATTACTGTTTCGCACAAGAGTCATTCCTATTCCGAAGGTCTTCGCCTGCTCTATGGCTTTCTCCATCCCGGCCCTTCCAAGGACGAACCCCATTCCTCCATCGCCGTCCAGCAGGGCTACTGGACCGCTACTCGGCAAAAGTGACTTGATTTCCGGTGTCGGATTCACCGCACCTGAAATAACTCGTTTAAGATAGACAGGAACGCGAAGCACGCCGTGGGAATCGACTCCCCAAAGGTTGGTTTTTACTAAACAGTCGGCGGTAAAATCGGCATCCGGACCATTCATCCCGCCTTTGCGGAACAGATCAGCAATAAACCTGCGAAGCACATCCGGCTGAACCATTATGTCTTTATCCATACCCTCTCCAATGTATACGTATTCATTTCTGACAAAACAATTACCTGATTTTCATCCGGTAAACAGTAGACGTTGCGGTAATATACAGGGTTCTCTCGTCCTCTCCCCAGGTAAAATTTGCCGCTACTTCAGGAATATTGATCCGTCCAAGACAATCACCGTCTTCATCGATTATGAATATACCCCCCGGCCCCGTACAGAAAATTGTGCCGCGGGAGGTACATTTCATACCATCAAGCACTCCGTCCCCGCTGCCCTGAGGAGACGAGAAGATGCGCTTGTTTTCCAGCATACCCTTCGTTCCGACATCGAAGGCAAAAATTATTCCCTGTGCGCTATCGTTTACATAGAGAATTTTTTCATCCGGGGAAAAGCAAAGTCCGTTGGGCAATTGCAGTCCATCTTCCAGCAAATAAAGAAAAGCGTTTCTCCGATCATACATGTATACTCCCTGAAAAGAGAGTTCCGGCGGTCGAGGGATTCCAACACGCGGAAACCTGCCGGGCATGGGATCGGTGAAATATATATTCTTATCTGATTTAAGCACCACATCGTTCGGACTATTAAGACATCTTCCATTGTACGAATCGGCCAGAACCGTATAAGTCCCGGATCGTAAATCCGTTGCCGAAACACGACTTGTACCGTGTTCGCAGGTAATGAGGATCCCGTCCTTGTCGTATGCGTTTCCGTTGGCGAGGTAGCTGTTTGGACGCAGCAGTGAAATTCCCTTATTTTCATCCCAGCTATAGAGAGCATTGCCCGGAATGTCGCTAAAAATCAAACGATTTTGATCCTCTATCCAAACAGGACCTTCAAGAAAACGAAAACCCGTCGCCAACGTCTCCAGGAAAATCTGATTCTTTACAATCTGCCTAAACCTGTTATTAAAGGCTTCGACTTCAACCGGAATTTTGCTCGCTTCTTTCATCCTGCTCCCCAAATGTATACGTATACATTACCACGGGTTTTTTACCCTGTCAAGTTTTCTTTTTGATAAAAGTTACAATTTTATGCAAGGCACCTCAAAGAACTACTGGTTTTCTCATATTCCAAGGCATCAAGATTTAGCCCGATCCTCATCCTGCATCAAAGCATTATCAGTGCAGGATGAGGCGATACAAAATATTTCCTTCTTGACCATAGAAAAAATACTACAGAGGAACTGTCCTAGGTTCGATCAATCACGGATTCTCTTTCGATTATTTCCCCGGAAATCATCCTTAGAACGACTTCATCCTTGTCGGAATCTATTTTTTCCAGCAGTACCTGAATCGTTACTTCTACCATTTCTTTCACTGGCTGATTGATGGTAGTGAGCTTGTAATGGGGGCTTGCTGCCATAACGGAATTGTTGAATCCGATTATCGACATATCGGCCGGGATCTGCAGATTAAACTCGTCCTCAAGACAATCAATCAGGCCAAAGGCCATCTCATCGCTGGCACAAAACACTGCATCAGGCAGAATGTTCTGTTTCATCATCTTCTTCCCCGCCTTAATGCCCGATTCGTAGGTATAGTCCCCAACATACCGATCGAAGAGTGTTTTTCCACTATTAGCCAGATATTGCTTTAGTCCTTTTTCTCTATCCATGTTGGTAGAACTGTTAACATCGCCCGAGAGATATGCAATTTTTGAATGACCTCGGTTCAGCAAGTATTCTGCAGCATTCTCTCCAGCGCGTTTATTGTCCAAACAGATAGCACTTACATCCAAACCTTTGGAATATCGGTTAAACTGAACAACAGGAACATTCAGATCCATGCAGCTTCGTATCAATTTTGGAGAAAGTGATACTGCGGTTGTTATCAGTCCATCGACCTGATACTGAAATGCGATGGGAATCACATCTTCCAAAGCTGCCGTCCTGGGTATATTCAAGAGCATTACGGTATACCCCCTGCTCTGCAAACCCAGGGTGAAGAAATCCAATGCACCCAAGTAAAAATACCCGCCAAAAGCAGGGTTTACAATTCCGATGATGTTGGTTTTTCTCATATTCAAACTGCGAGCCAGGTTGTTAGGCTGGTAATTCAGCTCTTTTGCGGCAGCCAGGACTTTTTTCCTAAGAACATCAGAAACCTTTTCGGCCGGTGTAAATACTCGCGACACCGTCGCCTGGGAAACACCGGCCATTTTTGCAACATCTATGGATGATACTCTTTTAAGATTTTTTTTCCCGGTGCTCATGGTACCCCTGCCGATTTCTTAATTTAAGAATTCCTGAAAAGAATATCGATGGATACCGTATAGCTTTTCGGGAATTCAGTACTGTTACATTATTTATATATGTCAAAGACCCTGGTTTCAATAGGATTGCGTAGTAAACCTGTAAACAAGCTTTTGAGGTGCCTCCTAATTTACCCGAGCGGATTCTGCCCCTGCCTTCTTCAAATTCTTTGGAAAGGTGCTGAATTGAACTCTTTTATTGCATCATAAAGAGCCTTTATATTGACAGGCGGAATATCATGCCCGACATTGTGACAGGTACATATAATGTACCCCCCATTAACTGCCAGATCACAGATACGCGTGTTAACTTCTTTCCTGATCTCTGCCGGAGACATATTTACCAGGACTTTTTGAACATCGATTGCTCCGTGAAAGCAGATGTCGTCACCGAATTCTTTTTTCAAAAGCCCTGTATCCCTTAGTTCCTCAACCGATGTTTGTATGGGATTCAGAAAATCAATCCCCATTTTTTCAATCATCTTCCTGAGCAGCGGTTTGACAGAACCATCCGTATGGAAAATAACCTTTACATGAGGAGCGCACGACTTTATATGTTGAATCAAATCCGCTTCATACGGCAGTATAAATTCTTCCCACATATCCGGAGACATAAGAAGGGAATTCTGTGTACCAAAATCATCGGTAAGGTATATGACCTGGATAAAATCACTTACCTCGGCCATATACCGGGTGTACATCTCCTTATAGACTCCGGTTATCCGCCCTAATAAGGCATGTGCAAATTCCGGGTCCAGCACCAGATCCATAAAAAACTGATCATATCCGGCAAGTTCAAGAGATGTCTGAAGGGGCCCCCCTTTTATTCCGTCTGCACCTATTACATAGTCGGTATTGTGATACCAGGACTCGGCCTGCTGACGGAGTCCCTCAAACTGCGACGGGTCATCCGTTTCAGGCCATGCGTGCTTTTCGATCCCTTCAAGACCTTTCCCCTTAAGCGGTGCATCGGCAATCGCATAGTAATCCCCGGAATCCTTGAATAGGGTCCCGAAGGTATTCCGGTAACTGACTTCACTGATCTCCTGTATATTTGTCCAGTGAGGGATGAGCCACCTGAAGTCAATTCCCCATATTTCCAGAAGATCTTCGTCGGTATGAACGCACTGACTCATTCGATCAAGTATTCGCAGCGGTTGCGGCTCAAGACCGTACTCCGCCCGAATCTTGTTATAGACAAATTTATGAATCGAGCTGACCTGCTTTCCATGGTCAAGCAGTATTCTATCAGATTTCTGATGGTTCACTGTTCGCTTAAAAATCTCTCTTCTGTTCACGATATCCCCCTTATTATCAGTTCAAATGTTTCAGATACACGTTAAATGTATACGTATACATTATCACACATCTGCAATATGTCAAGGAAAAAAACGTGCAGAACACCGCAGCTACCACTGTCAGCAAGGATCGAAACGTCATACTGGACGGACTTTTGCGCCAAAAAAAGCCCGCCGCCTGCTTTTCAGTCTGCCGGGGAGCTTTCGTATAGCCGGGTTTCAGCCGGCTACTTCACCACCACCCGGAAAAACCGCTTTTTTCCTGCCTTGAGCATCATCTCGCCGTCGACCGCCCGGGAGGCATTGACCACCTCGTCGATGCTCTCGACCTTCACGTCATTGATTCTCGCTCCCCCCTGCTGAACCAGTCTGCGTGCCTCACCGTTGGAGGAGCAGAGATCGGTGCGGGAAAAGAGCTCCAGCACGCCGATGCCCTTTTCCAGTTCCGAGGCGGATAGCTCGAGGCTCGGGATGGAGCTTTTGTCGCCGCTTCCGCCGAAGGCGGCTTTCGCGGCGGCCAGAGCTTTGTCCGCCTCCTCTTTGCCGTGGACCAGACTGGTGTACTCCCAGGCCAGGCGCTCCTTGGCGGCGTTCAGGGCGGCCCCTTCACCGGCACAGAGCTCCCGGATCTCCTCCAGCTCCATAAAGGTAAAGAGCTTCAGGAACTTCTCCACGTCCGCGTCGGCAACGTTGCGCCAGTACTGGAAGAAATCGTAGACCGAGAAAAGCCCTGAATCGAGAAAGACCGCGCCCTTCTCGGACTTGCCCATCTTCTGGCCGTCCGCCCGGGTAACCAGGGGAAAGGTCAGGCCGTAGGTCTCGGCCCCTTCCATACGCCGGATAAGGTCGATACCGGCCACGATGTTGCCCCACTGATCGTCCCCGCCGATCTGAAGCCGGCAGCCTTTGCGGCGGTAAAGCTCCAGGTAATCGTAGGACTGGAGCAGCTGGTAGTTGAACTCCACGAAGGAGAGCCCGGTCTCCAGCCGCTTTTTATAGGACTCGAAGGTCAGCATCCGGTTTACTGAAAACTGGCTGCCGATCTCCCGTAAAAAATCGATGTAGTTAAGGTCGGCGAGCCAGTCGGCATTGTTCACCAGCCAGCCGTTCTCCCCGTCCAGGGTAACGAAGTTGGTCAGCTGCCCTGCAACGCTCTTTACATTGGCTTCGATCTCCTCGTAACTGAGCATCTTCCGCATTTCCGTCTTCCCCGAGGGGTCGCCGATGCGGGCGGTGCCGCCGCCCACAAGGAGGACGGGCTTATGGCCCGCCCGCTGCAGGTGAGAGAGAGCGAAAATCGGAACCATGTGCCCCACATGCAGGGAGGGCCCCGTGGGATCGACTCCCACGTAGAAAGCCACCGGTCCCTTGTCCATCAGGGAGCTCAGGGTCTGCAGATCGGTACACTGTTGAATGAATCCCCTTTCCTGGAGGATCTGCAAGGCAGGATTCAGGTTCATACGCGCTTGTACTCCTTGATCTCTTTCCGGATACGTGCGGCAAGCTCGCTCCGGTGGACCCGGACCTGCTCCATGGAGTCCCGGAAGCGCAGGGTAACCGTGCCGTCTTCCTTGGAGTCATAATCCACGGTAACGCAGTAGGGGGTGCCCCCTTCGTCCTGACGGCGATACCGCCGGCCGATAGCCCCGGACTGGTCGTAGAATACGTTGAAGTCCTCCCGCAGCTCCGCCTCGATTTCCCGGGCGAGTTCTGCAATGCCGTCCTTCTTGACCAGGGGAAGAATCGCAACGGTTATGGGCGCCACGGCGGGGTGAAAACGCATCACCGTTCGCAGATCCCCGTCTTCCAGCTGTTCCTCCTCGTAGGCGTCGGAGAGGACCATCAGAACCGAACGGGTAAGTCCGGCGGAGGTTTCGATTACATAGGGCACGTAGCGTTCACGGGTCTCCTCGTCCAGGTAGGTCTGGTCCTTTCCGGAGAACTCCTGGTGGCGGCCCAGATCGAAATCAGTCCGGTTATGAACCCCTTCCAGCTCCTGCCATCCCATGGGGAAGAGATACTCGATGTCGTAGGCGTCTTTGGCGTAGTGGGCCAGTTCATCCGGCCCGTGCTGGTGCCAGCGGAGCCGGTCGCCGCGGATACCCAGCTTTTCGTAGTAGCCCATCCGCCGTTCCCGCCAGTAGTTGAACCATTCGTCATCGCTGCCGGGTTTAACGAAATACTGCATCTCCATCTGCTCGAACTCGCAGGTACGGAAGATAAAGTTCTTGGTGACGATCTCGTTGCGGAAGGCCTTTCCCACCTGGGCGATACCGAAGGGAATCTTGACCCGGCTGGTCTGAACAACATTGCGGAAGTTGACGAAGATTCCCTGGGCGGTCTCCGGCCGCAGATAAACAATGTTCTTGTCGTCCTTCACCGGGCCCAGATGAGTCTGGAACATCAGGTTGAACTGCCGGGGTTCGGTAAAGGTCCCGGAGTTGCCGCAGACGGGACAGGGAGCGGAGAGGTCGATGTGGTCCGCCCGGAAGCGGTTTTTGCATTCCTTACAGTCCACCAGGGGGTCGGAAAAGTTGGCCACGTGGCCGGAAGCCTCCCAGACCCGGGGGTGCATCATGATGGCGGCATCCAGTCCCACGATGTTTTCGTGGAGCTGGGTCATCTCCTTCCACCAGAAATTCTGAATATTCTTTTTGAGCTCCACACCCATGGGGCCGTAGTCCCAGGCAGATGAGAGGCCTCCATAGATTTCGGAAGACTGAAATACAAAGCCCCGGCGTTTGCAGAGGGAAACGAGTTTGTCCATGGTTACTTCGGCGGTTTTTTCTGCCATACTGTGCTCCTGACGTAAAAAATATATGGATTTGCTAAGCCCTAGAGGCGTTCTTTCAATGCTGCTATCAGGCGGTCGATGCGCCTGAGGGACTCATCGGTTCCGATCAATCGGCAACTTTCGATAAGCGGCGGCGATACGGTGCTTCCGGTCAATCCGACTCTTACCGGCCCCATCATGTCTCCCAGTTTGACTTCCAGCTTTTCCGCTCCGGCACGGAATTGCTCTTCCATCTCCTCATCCCCGAGGGAATCCAGGCGGGAGATGAGTTCCCGGCCGGCTTCCAGGACCTCGATGGTTCCGGCAAGGTCCAGCTTTTTGGGCACGGCGATCTCGGGATCCTCGGGCTCGACATCCTGAAAAAGGAAGCGGACCAGAGGACCGATCTCACCAAGGGTCTTAAGCCGCGGTTTGACCAGGGGAATAAAGTTGTCAATGATGCGCCGTTCATCCTCCGTGGGAGGATCGGAGACGATGCCGTCCCGAACCAGGAAGGGAATCAGGGCTTCCTTGAGTTCGCCGTCCTCCGTCTGCCGTATATACTGACCGTTGAACCAGGCGAGTTTCTTGTAGTCGAAGACCCCCGGAGCCTTGTTCAGCTTTTCCAGACTGAAGAGCTCTTCCAGCTCCTCCCGGGTAAAGAACTCCCTGGAGTCATCGTAGCTCCAGCCCAGCAGGGAGACATAGTTGACCAGAGCCTCCGGCAGGTAGCCTTCAGTGCGGAACTCCCGCACGCTGGTGGATCCGTGGCGTTTGGAGAGCTTCTGTCCGTCCTTGCCCATGACCATGGGAAGATGGCAGTACTTCGGGGGCTCCCATCCGAAGGCTTCGTATAACAGAACATGCAAAGGTCCAGAGGGGATCCACTCCTGGGCCCGGAGAATGTGGGTAATCTCCATCAGATGGTCGTCCACCACGTTGGCAAGGTGATAGGTGGGAAAACCGTCTCCTTTAAGGATGACAGGGTCGGGATTTATGTCCTTGTTTTTGCGGGTGATGGTCCCCATGATTTCGTCGGAGAAACTGGTGGAACCCTCCAGGGGAATCTTGAAACGGATTACCGGCTCCTGCCCCCGGGATTTCAGTTCCGCCGCCAGGCGCTTCTCCTCTTCGGAAGAGAGCTCCCGGCAGCGCCGGTCGTAACCGGTGGCTTTTTTCTGGCTCTTTCTGAGCTCCTCCAGTCGTTCGGCCGTGCAGTAGCAGCGGTAGGCGTGGCCGCTTTCAAGGAGTTTGTTCGCGTATTCCCGGTACAGGTCGAAGCGTTCGGACTGTACGTAAGGACCGAAGTCGCCCCCCACGTCGGGGCCTTCGTCCCATAGGATTCCCAGCCACTGAAAGGTATCGTACAGGTCCTGCAGGGCTTCGTCGGAATAACGGGTACGATCGGTGTCTTCTACCCGCAGGATGAAGCTGCCCCCCTGACTCCTTGCAAAGAAATAGTTGAACAAGGCGGTCCTGACCCCGCCTATATGCTGAAGGCCCGTCGGTGACGGGGCGTAGCGTACGCGCACGCTCATAATAATCCTCGTTAATCCTAGTTTTTTTCTAAGCGACTGGTGAGTGATTATAGCGGGGGCAAGCGGGTACCGTCAACGGGCCCGAACCGGGGGGATCAGGGTATGTCCTGGCGGTAAAACTCGAGAGCCTCCTCCACCAGGGTCCGCCACTCTTCATCCAGGGAACCGGCAAAAAGCGGACGTCCGGCATGGCTGTACCAGTAGCGGGCGTTCCACTCCTCCCCTTCCCTGCGGTGGAGATAGGCGTGTACCGCGCTTCCCAGAACCGTGGGTGTGGACTGGGCTATGGAATGAGCAAAATCCCAGTCGCCTTTTTTATCCCACCACAGGGCCTTTAGGACCTGATCCGGGACGGAGTCGGGTGATGAGGCTTCAAGACTTGCCAGAAACTCGTTAAAGGTCATACTGCGTGTAAAATGTACATACAGACGGCCCCGGGGTCGAGATAAAAGGAGAATTAGTTCAGGATGGCGGAATCCTTTTCAAACTGGCCGGTGGAGAGAAGAACCAGGGTGCAGGCTTCCATGTAGGGAATCCCTGCGGAATCCAGGGCCGCTTTCAGCTCCTCCGACTCGGTTCCCGGATTGAAGATGACCCTCCCGGGGTTCAGCTTGACGATTGCATCTATCTCGCTTCCGATATGCCGGGGACCTACATAAAGGGTAAGGGTGTGGATCTTTTCCTTAACCTCGGAAAGAGAATTGTGGACCGGTACCCCCTCAATTTCTTTCAGGGTGGGATGCACGGGAACAACCTTGTAACCATGATTGCGAAGCATGTTGAGAGCCTTATATGAGTATCGTTCCGGATTACGGCTTGCGCCGAGAATGGCAACCTGCATGTGTTCCTCCAGTATATGCTTTATAATATATAATAATTATCGCAAAGACAAGCTCCGGCATTTTCCCGTCTTTTATTGACCGGAAGGTTTTTTCCTCCTATTGTGGTGAGCAATGAGCACAACAGGTCTTGCACCCCGGGTAACCCAGAAAAGCATCTTCCTCGCATGGCTTCCCCTGGCGGCCATGTGGATTTTCATGGCTGTAGAGCAGCCCGGTATTGCCGCGATAATAGCACGAATGCCGGAGGTAAAAAAACAGCTTGCCATTTTCGGGGTGGTTTTTTCCTTTTCCCTGATAATAGAGAGCCCCATAATCCAGATGCTCTCTGCCGGGGCCGCCCTGGGAACAGACCGCAGCAATTACAAAAAACTGCTGCATTCCATGCACCTTATGGGTGTCGTGCTTACCCTGATACATGTTCTCGTGGGGGTAACTCCTCTTTTCGATTTCCTCATCCTGAAAGTTATCGGTATGCCAGAGGACTTTCTTGCCGACAGCCGGACGGCCTTTCTGTTCATGTCTCCCTTTACCGCCTCCGTGGGATACCGCAGGCTCTGGCAGGGGGTGCTCATCCGGCAGGGACAGTCCAGGGTAATCCCCGCTGTCATGCTGACCCGGCTGCTGACCTCCGCCTGCGTCCTTCTCCTGGGGATGTTTTTCCGTTTCCTTCCCGGAGCCGCCGTCGGGAGCCTTGCCCTGACCCTGGGGGTCATAGTCGGAGCCCTGGGTTCCTATGCCTTCGTCCGCCGGGAGCTTCCCCGAATGCGCCGGGGGGAGGGGGATTTCTCCTATGTATCCCTTTTTCATTTTTATTATCCCCTGGCCCTCACCTCCTTTATTGATCTTGCCGCGCGGCCGATCCTTTCGGTGGGTGTTGCCCGGGCGGCCAGACCCATCGAGTCCCTGGCCATATGGCCGGTGGTGATGGGCTTCATGTTTCTGTTCAACTCCTTTGCAAAGTCCTACCAGGAGATTGTAATAACCCTGAACGACAAACCCGGTGGACAGCGGGAGCTGAAACGCTTTGCCCTCCGCATGGGTCTCACCGTTTTCATCTCCTTCCAGCTGGTGGTGTTCACCCCCTTGAGGGACCTCTGGTTCCGCTACGTCTCGGGGCTCGATGCGGAACTGATGGAACTTCTGCCCATGTCGGTATTATTCGCTTCCTTTGTCCCGGCAATCTTTTCCTCCATATCCTATAACCGGGGGGTTCTGATAACCAGTAAACGGACCGGTTTGGTCAGCCTGGGGGTGTTTATCAATTTTATATCCATGGTGACCTTCATGTTCACCCTGCTGCTTGTCCCGGGGATTACCGGTGCAACCCTGGCCGCCGCTTCATTCTTCGGTGCCATGGCGGTGGAAGCCGTCTTCCTGGCATGGAAAAGGAGCAGGGGATAGCTTTTCCATGGCCCGGAAAATCTGCTATTCTTGAAACCATGAGCAGTCATGAGCAATATATCCCCATCACTCAGGATTACAGCCCGGCCAGGGAATTTGCTAGGGGCGCCCGGGACACCATTCCCCTGCTTCTGGGGGCCCTGCCCTTCGGCATGATCTACGGGACCCTGGCGGTAACCGCGGGCTTGAGCAGAGCAGCTGCCATAGGCATGTCCGCCCTGGTTTTCGCAGGTTCCGCCCAGTTCATCGCCGTAGGTTTGATTGCCGCGGGAACTCCGGTACTGGTCATTATCGGAACGACTTTTATCGTAAACCTGCGTCACCTGCTCTACAGTACAACCCTGCTGCCCCACCTGAAAAAGCTCCCCCTTTTCTGGCGCATGCCCCTGGCTTTCTGGCTGACCGACGAAACCTTCGCCGTGTCGGTCCATCGCTGGATGGCGGAGGACCCTTCCCCCAACAAGCACTGGTACCAGCTGGGATCATCCCTTGCCATGTACCTGAACTGGCAGTTCTGGTGCTTCATGGGCCTCGTCCTGGGCGAGAGTCTGCCCCGGGCCGCCGAATGGGGACTCGATGTAGCCATGCCGGTTACCTTTATAGGGATGACCATTCCCTTTGTAAAAAACCTGCCCATGCTGGTCTGTGTTTTGACCGCTTCTTTCTGTGCACTGGTCTTTAACGGGCTCCCCTACAAGGCAGGACTGATGATCGCCTGTACCCTGGGGATTCTTGCCGGGCTAATCAGTGAACGGCTGCGCAGGACCGCGGGAAACGGAGGGCCGACATGAATGGAACAGAGCTGAGCATCATCCTCGGCATGACCCTGGTCACCTTCGGTATTCGGGGGCTGGTTCTTCTCTTTTCAGGGAGAATCGAAATTTCCGGTCCCTGGGAGAGAGCCCTTGTCTTTGTTCCGCCGGCGGTGCTGAGCGCCATAATCGCTCCCTCGGTGCTGATGCCCCGGGGAAGCCTTGAACTCAGCTTCGGGAACTTCTACCTGATCAGCGGATGCGCCGCCCTGATGGCCGGAATCATTTTCCGCCGTTATGCCCTGTGGGCGGCCATCGTTACGGGGCTTGCGGTCTTCGGGATCTACCGCTTTTTCTTGCTCTAGTCCTGAACCTGTTGTAGGGTATAGCAAACAGTGAGAGTCATCGACAGCATAGAAAACAGAGAGAAAACAGGCTTCCTGGGCTCCGCTCCGATTTTTTCCTCCCTGGGGGCGGAGGAACTGGATTTTATCGCCGAACACTGTGCACTGTACGAGTTCGATGGCGGAGAGCTCATTTATGAGGCCGGTTCCAGACGGGCGGAACTTTTTGTTCTTGCCGAGGGAAAGGTCGGCATATACCGTCACGCTGAGAATAAGGAAACAGACGAAGCCGTGGCCCGCTTTCTCCCCGGAGAATGCTTCGGGGAACTCGGTCTCCTGGCCGATGAGCCCCGGGAGGAACTCGCAAAAGCGGAGGAAAAATCCCGCATTCTTGTCTTTCCTCAGCGAAGCACGGACTTCCGGGAGATTCTTGCCGCCCGTCCCGCCCTTTCTTCCCGTCTGCTCCGTAAACTCATGGAGTCAACCGCTTCCAGGCTGCGCCAGGCCAACCGGCTCATCAAGCAGAACTCCCCATGGATACGGGAATTGCGGCGCCAGGTATATACCGATCCTCTGACGGGGCTTCCAAACCGGACCTACCTGGAGGAAAACCTGATCAGCTTTTTTTCCTCCCCTCCCTGCGCTCTGCTGATGTTCAAACCGGATAACTTTAAACAGATCAACGACAGCTTCGGGCACGAGGCCGGGGATGCGGCGATTCAAAAGATCGGCCGCTTTTTATCAGGAATAGCCCTGCCGGAGGAGAAGGTCGTACGTTTCATGGGTAACGAATACGCCCTGATCTGTCCCCAGACCGATATTGAAGAAGCCGTAGAACGCGCCAGAGAAATACAGGAACGCCAGGGGAACCTCAGCTACGAATACCAGGGTCGACCGAACGACCTCGTGGTTACCGTCAGTGCCGGCATCGCCGTCTATCCCAGGCACGGGGGAAGTGCCGCCGGGCTTATCGCCGAAGCCCACAGACTCGCCATGC encodes:
- the gltX gene encoding glutamate--tRNA ligase gives rise to the protein MSVRVRYAPSPTGLQHIGGVRTALFNYFFARSQGGSFILRVEDTDRTRYSDEALQDLYDTFQWLGILWDEGPDVGGDFGPYVQSERFDLYREYANKLLESGHAYRCYCTAERLEELRKSQKKATGYDRRCRELSSEEEKRLAAELKSRGQEPVIRFKIPLEGSTSFSDEIMGTITRKNKDINPDPVILKGDGFPTYHLANVVDDHLMEITHILRAQEWIPSGPLHVLLYEAFGWEPPKYCHLPMVMGKDGQKLSKRHGSTSVREFRTEGYLPEALVNYVSLLGWSYDDSREFFTREELEELFSLEKLNKAPGVFDYKKLAWFNGQYIRQTEDGELKEALIPFLVRDGIVSDPPTEDERRIIDNFIPLVKPRLKTLGEIGPLVRFLFQDVEPEDPEIAVPKKLDLAGTIEVLEAGRELISRLDSLGDEEMEEQFRAGAEKLEVKLGDMMGPVRVGLTGSTVSPPLIESCRLIGTDESLRRIDRLIAALKERL
- a CDS encoding CoA-binding protein, with the translated sequence MQVAILGASRNPERYSYKALNMLRNHGYKVVPVHPTLKEIEGVPVHNSLSEVKEKIHTLTLYVGPRHIGSEIDAIVKLNPGRVIFNPGTESEELKAALDSAGIPYMEACTLVLLSTGQFEKDSAILN
- a CDS encoding AzlC family ABC transporter permease; translated protein: MEKEQGIAFPWPGKSAILETMSSHEQYIPITQDYSPAREFARGARDTIPLLLGALPFGMIYGTLAVTAGLSRAAAIGMSALVFAGSAQFIAVGLIAAGTPVLVIIGTTFIVNLRHLLYSTTLLPHLKKLPLFWRMPLAFWLTDETFAVSVHRWMAEDPSPNKHWYQLGSSLAMYLNWQFWCFMGLVLGESLPRAAEWGLDVAMPVTFIGMTIPFVKNLPMLVCVLTASFCALVFNGLPYKAGLMIACTLGILAGLISERLRRTAGNGGPT
- a CDS encoding AzlD domain-containing protein codes for the protein MNGTELSIILGMTLVTFGIRGLVLLFSGRIEISGPWERALVFVPPAVLSAIIAPSVLMPRGSLELSFGNFYLISGCAALMAGIIFRRYALWAAIVTGLAVFGIYRFFLL
- a CDS encoding GGDEF domain-containing protein; the protein is MRVIDSIENREKTGFLGSAPIFSSLGAEELDFIAEHCALYEFDGGELIYEAGSRRAELFVLAEGKVGIYRHAENKETDEAVARFLPGECFGELGLLADEPREELAKAEEKSRILVFPQRSTDFREILAARPALSSRLLRKLMESTASRLRQANRLIKQNSPWIRELRRQVYTDPLTGLPNRTYLEENLISFFSSPPCALLMFKPDNFKQINDSFGHEAGDAAIQKIGRFLSGIALPEEKVVRFMGNEYALICPQTDIEEAVERAREIQERQGNLSYEYQGRPNDLVVTVSAGIAVYPRHGGSAAGLIAEAHRLAMRGRTLGGRQLLIASPENGEAP